The DNA region CGAGATGCTCACCGAGGGCTATCCGGAGCTCCACGACATCCTGAAGATCAAGGGCGAGAAGTTCCTGGCCAACTACCTTGTCGAGGAGATCCAGGACGTCTACCGCTTCCAGGGCGTTAACATCAACGACAAGCACATCGAGGTCATCGTCCGCCAGATGCTCAAGAAGGTGAACATCACCGATCCGGGCCAGACCTCCTTCCTCGCCGGCGAGCAGGTGGACAAGCACCGCTTCATGGACGAGAACGAGGCGTGCATCAAGGAAGGCAAGACGCCTGCCTCGGCCGAGCCCATGGTTCTGGGCATCACCCAGGCCTCGCTCACCACGGACTCCTTCATCTCTGCGGCGTCCTTCCAGGAGACCACCAAGGTGCTCACGGAAGCCGCCCTGCAGGGCAAGGAAGATCCGCTGCGCGGTCTCAAGGAGAACGTCATCGTGGGCCGGCTCATTCCGGCAGGCACTGGTTTCCGGCGCTACGTGGACAGCGAGATCAACGTGCCCGAGCAGCCGGAGAAGCCCGACAAGTTCCTCGAAGAGCTTGAGGACAACCCGCTGCTCATCGAAGAGTAGCCGGACTCCATACCCGATACGCCAAGGCGGCCTTTCCCGAGCAGGGAGGGGCCGCCTTTTTCGTTGGCGTTCTTGCCAATGTAGTGGCCCTGTGACACAAGATATGTAGGTATTAGGGCTTTAGAGCCGCTGACAAAACCTTGTCTGCGTTTGCACGGTTTGCTCGGGTTCCGGCTTCGTCAACCAGCATTGACGTAGGGCTCGCCTCGCTGCGTCTGCTTCGGTGTCCTTGCCCGAACCCGCCCCGCTCGTGCCCGGCGCGGCGACCGGTTTTGGTAAAGACTCTTATTCGATCGCACTCGTTGATTCCAGCACAAGAACTCTGGATGTGACGCCATGAAAATCGTCATCACGGGCGGAAGCGGATTTATCGGCAGCACACTGACGCGCAGCCTCCTTGCCAGAGGCGGCGAGGTTGCCATCGTCAGCCGCGACGTGGAACGCGGCAAACGCGAGCTCGGCGGGTCGCGTTCAGGCACGGAGACGGCCCGGCAGGCTCTGGAGAGCGGCGCGCTGCGCGTCATCTCCTGGGACGACCTGGCGACCGGGGTGGACGGCGCGGACGCTGTGATCAACCTGGCAGGCGCGTCCATCTTCGGCGCGCGCTGGAGCGAGAGCCAGAAGAAGCGCATAGTGGATAGCCGCCTGAAGGCCGGCGAGGCCGTGATGGAGGCGCTGGGCAAGGCGGAGCGCAAGCCGGCAGTGCTCGTGCAGGGCTCGGCCGTGGGCTACTACGGCCTGGGACGCGAGCCCGTGGACGAAAGCGCGCCGCCCGGAGAAGGCTTCCTGGCGGATACGGCTCGGCAGTGGGAGGACTCCAC from Oceanidesulfovibrio marinus includes:
- a CDS encoding TIGR01777 family oxidoreductase, which produces MKIVITGGSGFIGSTLTRSLLARGGEVAIVSRDVERGKRELGGSRSGTETARQALESGALRVISWDDLATGVDGADAVINLAGASIFGARWSESQKKRIVDSRLKAGEAVMEALGKAERKPAVLVQGSAVGYYGLGREPVDESAPPGEGFLADTARQWEDSTKDAEAMGVRRVIVRTGVVLGRDGGALEQFVRPFKFFAGGVIGSGKQWLSWVHMDDEVGAIEFLLDREDLSGPFNLCAPEPENMTDFVRTLGRVLKRPAWLPVPEFAIKAALGEMGEELILSGQRVLPKRLQESGYTFRFPKLRKALEDLLG